A window of the Carassius gibelio isolate Cgi1373 ecotype wild population from Czech Republic chromosome B16, carGib1.2-hapl.c, whole genome shotgun sequence genome harbors these coding sequences:
- the LOC127974902 gene encoding terminal nucleotidyltransferase 5A has protein sequence MAEGDSANFSVLSWEQVQRLDLILTESIPIHGRGNFPTLQMKPRRIVTAVRSRMREQRIHVRDVRLNGSAASHVLHGDSGLGYKDLDLIFRVDLKGETEFQIVKNIVLDCLLDFLPDGVNKEKITPLTLKEAYVQKMVKVCNDSDRWSLISLSNNRGKNVELKFVDSLRRQFEFSVDSFQIKLDSLLLFYECSENPMAKTFHPTIIGESVYGDFATALDHLRNKVICTRNPEEIRGGGLLKYCHLLVRGFRAASESEMKSLQRYMCSRFFIDFSDISEQQRKLESYLQNHFVGLEDRKYDYLTTLHGVVNESTVCLMGHERRQALGLIAMLAVRVLAEQNVIPNVANVTCYYQPAPYVADGNFSNYYIAQVQPVFTCHQQTYSTWLPCN, from the exons ATGGCTGAAGGGGACAGCGCGAACTTCAGCGTGCTGAGCTGGGAGCAGGTCCAGCGGCTGGACCTCATCCTGACCGAGAGCATCCCGATCCACGGCCGAGGAAACTTCCCGACGCTGCAGATGAAGCCCCGGCGGATCGTGACGGCGGTGCGGAGCCGCATGCGGGAGCAGCGCATCCATGTGCGGGACGTGCGTCTCAACGGGTCCGCCGCCAGTCACGTCCTGCACGGGGACAGCGGGCTCGGCTATAAGGACCTGGACCTCATATTCCGCGTGGACCTGAAGGGAGAGACGGAGTTCCAGATCGTCAAGAACATCGTGCTGGACTGTCTGCTGGACTTCTTACCTGATGGGGTCAATAAAGAGAAAATCACCCCACTGACCCTGAAG GAAGCATATGTGCAGAAGATGGTGAAAGTGTGCAATGATTCTGACCGCTGGAGTCTCATCTCTCTCTCCAACAACCGGGGCAAAAACGTGGAGCTCAAGTTCGTGGACTCCTTGCGCCGGCAGTTCGAGTTTAGCGTCGATTCTTTCCAGATTAAGCTTGACTCTCTGCTGCTTTTCTACGAGTGCTCAGAGAACCCCATGGCCAAAACGTTTCACCCCACCATCATCGGCGAGAGCGTGTACGGAGACTTCGCCACGGCGCTGGACCACTTGCGCAACAAGGTGATCTGCACGAGGAACCCAGAGGAGATCAGAGGAGGCGGCCTCCTGAAATACTGCCATCTTCTGGTCAGGGGTTTCCGAGCCGCCTCCGAGTCGGAGATGAAGTCTCTCCAGCGCTACATGTGCTCCCGCTTCTTCATCGACTTCTCGGACATCAGCGAACAGCAGCGCAAGCTGGAGTCTTATCTCCAGAACCACTTTGTGGGCTTGGAGGACCGCAAGTACGATTATCTGACGACGCTGCACGGGGTGGTGAACGAGAGCACGGTGTGTCTGATGGGACACGAGCGGAGGCAGGCCCTTGGGCTGATCGCCATGCTAGCGGTGCGCGTGTTGGCCGAGCAGAACGTCATACCCAACGTGGCCAACGTCACTTGCTATTACCAGCCTGCTCCTTATGTAGCAGATGGTAACTTTAGCAATTATTACATTGCCCAAGTCCAGCCAGTCTTTACCTGCCATCAGCAAACCTACTCCACATGGCTACCGTGCAACTGA